The Argentina anserina chromosome 5, drPotAnse1.1, whole genome shotgun sequence genome includes the window CCCTTAAAAAATGCTTCTCTTTGGCACACACAAATATCATTTAGTTCCTTCCCCTTCTTTGGGTACTGTGGAAAATATGATAATTAAATAGGAGAGGGCAGAAAATTTTTCACTTTGTTGCTTCTCAACCGTAACTCGTTCTTTTGGTCCCTTGCCGGAAATTCATGCCTTGCCTCCCTTGAAGGGATCCATATTAGAGTCCAACATAAGCAATATCAGTAAAATAAAGGCGAAAGCTAAAACTAAAAGACAACAAACACACTGATACGATATGATGCATAAACAAATATGCCattagagaaaaaaagaaaagaaaaaaaaacaaaacaaagtgcCAAAGCCACTTTCTTTTTCAGGGTTTCCATCTGTTCTTTCTGTGACCCAAGAAAACATTATCATCCTTAAAGCAGCAGCAAACCGCGGCTCATAATAATCACACCACCAAACACCAAACCAGAAAATGAAGGCTGTGCATCAAATTATTACTATGATTCTtccaaaaaaagaaggaagccccaataaagaaaaggaaaatttgCCTGGATTTTGAGAGCAATATCTGACATAAAAGAGTGAATGCACTTATACTTTGTTACATGAAGAAAAAACTGCTTGCTGTGCAATAACTACAGAGCTCAGCAATGCCAACCAGATAAAAAAGGACCAAAGTAGATTTTGACAACCAAACTGACACATTAGACAGATCTCATAATGACTTGCTTTATCTAGAATCCAGATACCCCAAAATAAATAGAATAGAGAGATTTAGCTTTCTATAATTTACACAAGAAAATCATCATCTGGCAAAGACTACTACTACCTTGTGGAAACTGGTGAGAATTTCAGTGTTTCTGTAATTTACAAAGAGATAATATGAATTGGACCACAGAACAAATGAAACCAAAAAATGAGTGATGCATTAGAGATGTGACATGTTTAGCATGTATCATATCCTGGCATTTCAAACTGGGATGCAAATGTTTCAACTCGGTTTCGAAGTTCAACAATGTCTTTATTGTTCTGGAGACCTTTAAGAAATTCTTTCTGATATTTTCCATGTTCTCTCTGAACAGCGACAGTAATCTGGGCAGCCCTTAGAAGAAAGTCAGCAATTGTCTCGAAATCAGACTCAACACAACCTCGTGTAGTCATAGCAGGGGTACCTGCAATAGCAAACAAGGCATATTTATACAAAATAAGATGGCCTTACAGATACAAATCTGATGTTGAGAAAGTACTTAAAAATAGGAGCAGGTCCACCATCAAAGTACCAAAAGCTAACATATAACTTCAGCAAGGCATGCAGCTCGAGTGATTTATATCATCGACTAATACAGGCCAAGGATGACAATGCCAAACAGAAATCAAATTGGCCATCACAAATTTATATGAAAAGCTGGGAGATTGAACATATTTCacatgatgaatttcaagcaGTCAAAATGACCAAGTCTAAAAGCATTCAAAATACTACAGATAAAATTAGTACTCACCAATTCTAACTCCCCCAGGAGAGAAAGCACCGTTATCACCAAATATGGCACTTTTATTGAGAGTGATATGGCAGATCTCACAAACTTTTTCGTAGTTTTTCCCTATATTTCAAAGAGATCAGAGGAAAAACAAGAATTAGACAGTGATGAGCAAAATTACACACAGGAAGAAAGATAAAGAAACTGAATGATGTACTCAGATGCATGCAACCTATGCAGATACCCATGACAAATGAAACAGAGAAATATATGCTAATATGAAAGAAGTGTACTAGAAAGAGTCAAACAACAGATGAGACAATCAACTATTATCCACAGTTGTTAGTGAATTAGTTTTCGATTTGCTCTTTCTAAATTGATCAATTCTAATAACTAAAATTTAAACTAGGAATCAAGGGAAAAATACCACACATCCTCACAACTCTTTGATTTTTGAAACCGTATTGTAACGGATCCTAGGGAAGAATAACTTAAAGTAGTACTTATTATATGCAAGTTCAACTATCTTTAAAACAGCCTTCACTGAACTAGTTGCCAGAGTGGTGTTTCCTGGTGGATATGTAGACATTTGGTCTGAAACTACTAATGACTAGAAGTGCAATGCTAACAGTTCCAACTTTTTTGCTATTCAGCTATTCTCAAGAAGCTATATTGTATTGAACAATAAATTTGGAGGTAAACTTGAACGTTGACCAAATCATATATTCCAGATGCGGGACAAGAGTCATTTTGAAACTCAACATGTATGCAAATAAATAGCTTTTAAACGCTAGTCCTTTGAAAAGGGGGCAGAAATCATTGATACCTGTTATACCAAGAGCTGTCAGGTCCCAAAGCAACAAGTGATTATCGGTACCCCCAGTAACCAATCTGCATTTTCTTCTTAACAAAGAATTTGCCAAAGACTCTGCATTTTTCTTGACCTGTTTCATGTATGCCTTATATTCTGGAGTAGCCACTTGTTTTAAGGCTATGGCAAGAGCAGCAATATGGTTATTGTGAGGCCCACCCTGTAGTGATGGGAAAACAGCGAAATTTATCTTTTCCTCAAAATCATACAGGCTACTTCCATCCCCATTAGATTGATGCATCCCTGGCTTCCTTGGTTTTGGACCTTTCCGGTAAAATATGATACCTCCCCTAGGACCTCGGAGGCTCTTGTGTGTTGTTGACGTAACAATATCACAATACTGAAAAAGACTCACACACTCCTGTAGTAAACAATAGCAAATACGTTAGACATATTCcaatatatacaaatatacTTTTTCATTACATATGAATCCAGTGGCTGAGACACCTGAGGCATTCCAGATCCTTATCATTTCACTTAAATGGAACTTTTATAAAGTATATGAACAGGTCTTTTGCCTTCTTTAGGACATGGGGAGACACACTGAAAGCATATTCTAATGCACAATCAACTTCGAGAAACTAAAGATAAATTCAGGATGTTATTTTTGGGAGCTTTGAGTCTAGCAATGCTCCTTAGCACTTACATTTTGACTGATACACTTGTTGCATATTAATTTGGTGATGTGGATGCACTTTTAAGGAGAGTTAATAACATAGTCTTACTGTAAATGATCAATAAGTTTACCAATAGTACAGAAGCTCTCGGCATGAACACTAGAAAAATGTACAAAATCAAATGAAGTTTCCGaaaacaaaattttctttCCACATTGTCTTTTGGACAATCCCacacacaaattcaatagtaaaAGACTATACATTCCAACACTGCACTGTGAACGCAAGTTGTAAATGTGTAAATGTAATCAATCCCAAATGCTGCCATAAAGTTATTATCATCTCAAGAGAGATTCAAGTCTTTACAAAGTATTGTACTTCACAACAAACCATAAGTTTAAAATGATTTGTGTGCAGTGCGCCTGATTACTAATTATACTTCCACCCAGAGAACCAAGACAGGTataccaaaaaataaaataaaaaacaaacaaactagCCAAACTAAATCACATCTAACTACCATAAGACTACCTTCAAGCCAATCCTCAAAAACATTTGCATACTCTCCTCCCATATTATATGTTTCATTTAATGCACTTTCTAGTAATTTTAGCTCACTTAATGCTCAATAAGAGATAAAGGATATTTtaagtttcaaattttcagTTATATAATACTATACTATAAGATATAAAAGATAATAATACTTTAAGCGTTACTTGATGCACTTTCTAGTATCATTTATCAAGACTTAAACAGAACAAAACATGGAAATAGCACAGTTCAACCAACATCTTAGCAGCAGGGAAAGAGGTCTGATATCTGATATGAtcaatcaatttttttgttttttccatCATTTCTATAAAGAAGAATGTGATCATGACTTAATCACTGTGAGCATTAAACAATATATGGTCTGACATATTGTTGAATGAGTGAGATACGTCCACATCTAATCTTTCCTATAATAATCAGTCTACGCCAAGGTTACAAATATGACATCAAGGAATATTAATAGCATCACACGTACACAAAAATTAAGTTACAAAATCCATCAAACAAAACTAGATTTAAAGCTCATACCTTTGCTGCTATAAGACCACTGATATGAGCCATATCACACATCAAGACAGCTCCACATTTATCAGCAATCTGCCTAAACCTGGCATAATCCCACTCCCGAGGATACGAACTCCCACCACAGATAAGTATCTTGGGGCGATAATCAAGCGCCTTCTCCTCAAGCTTATCATAATCAATGAGCCCCGTTCGAGGGTTCACCTTATAAGGCAGACTATCAAAGAATATCGAAGCAGCAGACACCTTCTTCCCACTAGGAGTATAATAACCATGACTCATGTGCCCTCCTGACGGCGAATCCAAACCCATAATCCGTTCATTTGGCAGCAACAGACCAGTGTAGACGGCGAAATTAGCCGAAGTACACGAGTAAGGCTGCACATTGACACCCCATTTCTCAGGATCAAGACTGAAAGCAGCCAATGCTCTTTCGCAACACAGCAATTCAATCTGATCGATATGCTGATTACCAGTGTAGTACCTCCCTCCGGGGAAGCCCTCGGAATACTTATTCGTCAAGTGGCTGCCCAGAGCTTCCATCACAGCCCTACACACGAAATTCTCCGACGCAATCAATTCGATGCCCTGGAACTGCCTGCGCCTCTCCTTCTCCATCATTTCATGTATCTCCGGGTCGGCCACCGCGAGCGGCTGGTTCCCCCAAGCCCGAACCGCGGCCCGCCGCGCCTCCAGCCCCTCCGATTCAACCGCCAGGCACTTGgaaggcggcggcggcggcggctgaTTGAACGGCGACGACGACAAGTCCCTCGGCCTTTTGGGGCAAATTGAGTGCCCTAAAAGATTGAAGCTCtcactctcctcctcctcctcgtcGCGATCGTCTCCATCCTCAACCCTAATCTTCTCCTCCTTGAGCAGCTGTAGCGGGACAGTTGGATTACAGCTCGTCGGAATCGAACTCTGGTGCGAGTTCAGCCCCAGAAACAAACTCGGCTGAGCTCCGGAGAAATCCATCaaccaaaactctcaattccCTTATCAATATGAGTAAtcgaaaaactgaaaattgcAAAATTGATAACCCCTCTTCAACCAGAGAAGCAACAACAGGTTCTAAGACAGCCACACCGGAAGTAACGAAGCGACGATGATCGGCCGGAATTGTTGGTTTCCATGCACAGAATTTGAAACAGACTGAAGTGAAATGGAAGCGCGAGTGAATCACAGAGATTTgctttggagaagaagaagcggAAGATAGCAGGTGTGGGTTTATATAGGGGATTAGGTTTTTCAATGAGGAAAATGAACCTGGATGCAAAAGCGGTTAAACAGAGTCGACCGGGAATAGCCGGTAGCGTGTCACCTCGTCCCGGTAAAGTAACCGTGGTGGAGTTCTGTAGGTTGTTGAGGGTGGACGAGATAACGTCCAGGTTCAGGTTGGGGAGTTAGATACATTATTTTAGGCTGGACTTGGACTTTGCAGCTCTGACCCGACTCACAGTTGGTTCTAAAACTTGggaaattttttattattattattttaaattaatgGATTATTCGGATTAGAGAAGCCAGCGACGCAGCTCATCTAACTGTCTAACTTGCCACTTGTTTTTGGGTGAGTTTGACCcgaaattttgttaatgagtttaaatttttaaataatatgatTAATG containing:
- the LOC126794119 gene encoding serine hydroxymethyltransferase 7-like, giving the protein MDFSGAQPSLFLGLNSHQSSIPTSCNPTVPLQLLKEEKIRVEDGDDRDEEEEESESFNLLGHSICPKRPRDLSSSPFNQPPPPPPSKCLAVESEGLEARRAAVRAWGNQPLAVADPEIHEMMEKERRRQFQGIELIASENFVCRAVMEALGSHLTNKYSEGFPGGRYYTGNQHIDQIELLCCERALAAFSLDPEKWGVNVQPYSCTSANFAVYTGLLLPNERIMGLDSPSGGHMSHGYYTPSGKKVSAASIFFDSLPYKVNPRTGLIDYDKLEEKALDYRPKILICGGSSYPREWDYARFRQIADKCGAVLMCDMAHISGLIAAKECVSLFQYCDIVTSTTHKSLRGPRGGIIFYRKGPKPRKPGMHQSNGDGSSLYDFEEKINFAVFPSLQGGPHNNHIAALAIALKQVATPEYKAYMKQVKKNAESLANSLLRRKCRLVTGGTDNHLLLWDLTALGITGKNYEKVCEICHITLNKSAIFGDNGAFSPGGVRIGTPAMTTRGCVESDFETIADFLLRAAQITVAVQREHGKYQKEFLKGLQNNKDIVELRNRVETFASQFEMPGYDTC